Part of the Sciurus carolinensis chromosome 7, mSciCar1.2, whole genome shotgun sequence genome, ttcctgcaTTCACACTGGGACACCCAGTATAGgaatcctttcaaattattaatcatcaaatggattaatctagtAATTAGGTTATAACTTTGATTACTGAATCATTTGACCTCTGATCATTGCTACATTATCttctgagcttttgggggatacttcatattcaaaccacaataGCATACTCTGATATATTCAGCACATCAATTCAAAATTGTGGTTACGAAACATGGCAAGGACAGAGCcatacacctgtagtcccagctactcaggtggctaaggcaggaggatggcaagtttgaaaccagcctcagcaatttagtgagaccttcatttcaaaataaaagaacagaaagggctgggaatgtagcttggtgatagagtgcttgcctggcatgtgggagttcaatcccagtattgcaaaaaaaaaaaaaggacaagaaacTGAAATAACAGCAAACTAGGTAAAATTGAACTCTGAATGTGTAAGTGAACTGTCCATGTTACTTTTATTATATTATGATACTGTCTTTTTCAGTATTtgaacttttcaaattttattttgataggtgtaatctctttttaaaaattggcatttCAGCATTTGGCTTTGTTTCAATACATCTGTTATAGCAGAAAAATCTAGATCGTCCTCATGAACCAGAAAAAGTGCCAAGAGCACCTCATGACAGGAGGAGAGAATGGCAGAAGCTGGCCCAAGGTCCAGAGCTGGCTGAAGATGATGCTAATCTCTTACATAAGCATATTGAAGTTGCTAATGGCCCAGCCTCTCATTTTGAAACaaggtttcttttatttcttttatttgttgttatttttaaattaatgataaaaCATTGGCTTAATTCACAATATCTGTACTGCTGAGTCTTGAGTCCTCAACTGTTAAACTGGAAGACCCTgttgtaaatataaaaatcatatcaaGACCCTGACCATTGAGCCTTCTGAATtttgaccttgggcaggtcattCTTGTATTTGGACTTTAGTCTTGTTATCTGTAAGAGGTAGTTGGAGTCAATGATTTTCAGTGTTGTTTTAACTTTCATCTGAAGTCTTAACTCTTCAATGTTTCAGGTTTACTGGAATTTCACAGTAGAGTAGGatctggaatttttttaatgtcttattgATTTATTGCATATAAAATGGTAATTGAGAGGGGTTCTGTTTTGTCCTTTTCTGTCCACTGACTTCCTTTCTGAGCTACATTTCCCACCTCAGACACATCAGGACCTTTAAAGAAATTTACTCATCTTCTTTTGCAGAAATATAGAATTGGCCCTTTCCAGTTGTCAGTGGTCAACAGGCCCTGTCTATGTAACAAGCTGCCATAGCAAACACATTGCATTGGCATGCCTCTGAAGAAATTTATGTGTTTTCATATTGACTATTTAATGTAAAAGAactgattgttttgttttgaataataCATGTAAATTATTAGACCATAAGTGTGAAATATTttggcctattttaagagaaatacaCATCTGAGAGAttatatttatatgcattattgaaagaaactgaaagaattgagattttaaaataataatctatatacagaatatttctatTACAGCTAAATAAGGTGTTTCTGACTTGATCTGGGTATATCTGTTAAATCCAACTTTGTCCCCAGATGGCACTACAATCTGTAAATATAAAACTTTACATGTTCAAGATAAAATTTTGCTTAAGTCTGATCTGGATCGCATGTTGCTATGTTACTCAGCTATTTTCTGAGGACTTTCCCACCTTTGAAACACTTAAAGGACACAAAGAATTGAGCTAGTCATCTGTGTGATGCTGGAATTCAGGGAGGCCTTTTGGAAGCTCTAAGTTTAAGGGAACAAGTTCTCTTAAAAATAGTGGagaaaatttcagttttcatattCAAGCTGTCATTGGCAgcttcttataaagaaaaaaatgaaatatgggCAGAATTTAAACATGATTTGCCAAAGTTAATTATTTTGGTGTTGATTATATGTGTAAtgcttttaattcttgaaaactaaattaatatttcattataaagtaataaagtaactGATGATCACCATAATAAGATTAAATTAGCAAGTAAATATTGCCTTATGAATGgcattctttgttttaaaagcaggatttattaatacatttctgtaagaagttttttaaaaatagctaaacTACTGGTATTCAAAggtaaactaaatattttatttagagcacTTTATTTCTCCAGTAATTCAAGAAAGTACACTGATACTGTGTATTTCTTTTAGACCTCAGACATATGTGGATCATATGGATGGATCTTATTCACTTTCTGCCTTGCCATTTAGTCAGATGAGTGAGCTTCTGACTAGAGCTGAGGAAAGGGTCTTAGTTAGACCACATgaaccacctccacctccacccatGCATGGAACAGGAGATGCAAAACCCATACCCACCTGTATCAGGTATGTTGGGACAAGCATAAGATGTTTTATTGTTAAGGGTtggtaaactttttctttaaaggatcAGATcctaaatattttagactttctgGGAGTATGATTTCTGTCACAAGTAATCAATTTTGTCATTGTATGAAAATAGCCATACATGGTATATACCCGAATGAATGTGTCTGTGTCTCAGTAAAACTTTACTTATGGAAATGAAGAAGTGGTCACATTTGGCATGTGGGATGTAATTTTCCTTTGATTAGAGCTGATATATTCTCCAGGGAAATTTTAGTTAATAAGAATTTGCTTTAAAGAAGGTATGTTTGATTTTGTTATAGCTTTGTTATCAAGCatatcattaagaaaaaataagaattttttggAATGTCATAAGGATCTAAGAAATGGGAACCAAAGATGTGGCTATGAATACTTATAATAGTTTGAGAATGGCAAAGACAATTAGCAGTTGCTTGTTATAATCTTTTAGTACTGCTACTCTGAAGTTTAATCCTCTTCAGTTATCcaagtatacattttttaatagatattaaagaaatttagagATCAGTTTCACAATTTTCAGTTAAAAAACTAACCTTTTATTACTGGCTCATTTGTTGCTCCAGCCTCAAGAAGAAAGAGGCTGTAAATTTgcttttgtggttttaattagcTATCATCGACTTCACTGAAAAGGTATATGATGAGTCTTAATAGCTGCAATATAAGTACAATATTGTATTAGTCACAAATATTGCTATAAATATTGCAATATGATAAATATTGAGTCATTGCAGAGACTCATCAGTAGaattgagaattttatttatCGACAAAGTAAGCATAAAATGCTTGAGTGGATATGAAAGGTGCATGAGAGGATGAGCCTGTTTAGAATATTACAAAgcaagcagggcatggtggcatatgcctgtaatcccaacaactcagaagcctgaggcaggaggactgtagtttcaaagcaaacctcagcaacataataagaccctgtctaaaaaagagaagagaaaagaaaaagtactggtgatgtggttcagtggttaattgcccctagGGTACAATCCCAGgtataaaaaactaaatagaatatTACAAACCAAAGTACCACCCCCTAATTTTCTCACTGATGTACTTTTAATTCTCACTTCTTCTGAAATAgtgttaaagaatttaaaatttctacaggAACATGTTTATGCATCTACTttgatataattaataataataatagtttctgtagggctttttttttttccagtttttctgttttaataacttgCTAGGATTTCTTTATCATTACAGTTCTGCTACAGGTTTGATAGAAAATCGCCCTCAGTCACCAGCCACAGGCAGAACACCTGTGTTTGTGAGCCCtactcccccacctcctccaccacctcttCCATCTGCCTTGTCAACTTCTTCATTAAGAGCTTCAATGACTTCAACTCCTCCCCCTCCAGTacctcccccacctccacctccaacCACTGCTTTGCAAGCTCCAGCTGTACCACCACCTCCAGCTCCTCTTCAGATTGCCCCTGGAGTTCTtcacccagctcctcctccaatCGCACCTCCTCTAGTACAGCCCTCTCCACCAGTAGCTAGAGCTGCCCCAGTTTGTGAGACTGTACCAGTTCATCCACTCCCACAAGGTGAAGTCCAGGGGCTGCCTCCACCCCCACCACcgcctcctctgcctccacctgGCATTCGACCATCATCACCTGTCACAGTTGCAGCTCTTGCTCATCCTCCCTCTGGGCTACATCCAACACCATCTACTGCCCCAGGTCCCCATGTTCCATTAATGCCTCCATCTCCTCCATCACAAGTTATACCTGCTTCTGAGCCAAAGCGTCATCCATCAACCCTACCTGTAATCAGTGACGCAAGGAGTGTACTACTGGAAGCAATACGAAAAGGTAATTTTCTCAGGGCCATCAAAAGCATTATGGTAGcattgaaaattttctaaatatttaagacAACAATGcattcctcatttataaaattttagttgaTTGTTTTTATACAAAAGTAAAGCTATGtccaacttatattttaaattatttttaaataatttaaatacaaaatatttaaaacatctaatcattttattttcatatttagggGTTCTTAAAAAGTGTTTATTGAGTTAATGAGAAATTTAAAGCATCAGATGTAAATGTATAGAAACTTAAATTCTTTTgcttagtgtatatatatatatacacacacacacccatttaaaaatgttttttttccttcagtgtcaATGCTCTTCATTTGGGATAGCATTAACATTGTTCTTCTAGATGCCTGTAAAGGGTTAAGGTTCTTCCCTTAGTTACAAAAGAAAGACTTTTTGATAGGatagttattcatttattcaattagCTATTGTTTGCCAGGCATCAGaagtataaaatgaataataGTGCTTTTCCTTCAAGTACAGAGGATAGTAAAGTGACAGAAAATATATTGTGTTTAATTTATTTGACCATAGTGGTAATAGAAGAAATGTATCATCTGGTTAACTTTTTAGGGGGTAGTAAATATGGAAGTTCAGTAGACCATGATAGATAAATGAACTGTAGATATCTGTTGGGTGAATTTTACTAATTAACTCATAAATGATGTAATGAAAGATTTAATGCCTCTCTCAATATGATtacttcatattattttaatagatcttgcttttttattttcctaatagtATTTctcatatgtatttaattttatgccAGAAATATTAATACTGTCTAGTGTTTAGcatttttgatttaaaatgaaTGGTTTGGATTTACTATATCAGGTATTCAGCTACGCAAAGTAGAAGAACAGCGTGAACAGGAAGCTAAGCATGAACGCATTGAAAATGATGTTGCCACCATCCTGTCTCGCCGTATTGCTGTGGAATATAGTGATTCAGAAGATGATTCAGAATTTGATGAAGTAGATTGGTTGGAATAAGAAAAATGCATTGATAAATATTACAAAACTGAATGCAAATGTCCTTTGTGGTGcttgttctttgaaaatgtttGGTCATTATAGTGTTTTGCTTTctattccttataataaataaCCTTTTTCCTCcataatttttgattttgaagaaAAGTATTAGCATACAtttcaaactaaatattttacagtggtttatcttttttttttttttttccctgaaaagaCATAATTTGGTCCAACAACCACTAAGTATTAAGCATGGGCAGCTGTTGTTAGAGTAGCAGATTCAGTTTTTTGATATATCTTAATTGTGCACTTcgtgaattttaatttaaagaaagcgAATGAGATTGAAATCTTGAGGGCAGCTGTAATGTTAATGAGCCTTATTCCATTTCCTgatgttttaaaagaagaaacactgcCTTGATTATATGAATACACTCAGAAAGTACATTTAGCTTGTAGTGTTGAATTCTCTTAAAGGAatgcttaaattttttattattattttattgttttaaatacttGCCTTATTTGAATGTTTAGCAGTACTCCTTTCCCACTTATATATTGTGTGATACAATTTTGCTTGCCTATAGgagtttaaaaattttccatgtgAAATACTCTGAATTAAACATACATGTAACTTACATAACTGTTAACAATAACAGTCTGATTTAATAAATGGTTCATTTTAAAGGTTCATGGGTGTTGCTCTTTGAATAAAACTGCTTCTGACCACTTATCAAAAACTCCAAAGTAGCTTTAAGTACTACAAAGCTGGGCgatggcacatgtctataatcccagcaatttaggagaccaAGGCAAAAGGGGACTGCATTTGGGGCCAACCtcacaacttaacaagaccctggctcaacataaaattttaaaaggctagggatgtgttagtggtagagtgcccctggattcaatctcctttattaataataaataataaatgaaaatttaaaaaactacttcAGCAATATAATTTTCTGTTGTACATATTCATATTGTCTAGTAgcttttatgtcatttttttaggttaaaaaatctatattttccGACTTCTTGTGATCTTAAATTAAAACTCAACTTGCCATCTAATTTCAGCATACCTTGTCTTCATTTTAACTGCattctttatgttttataatgATAATATGAGTTGTTAATATAtacacaagcagattcagggttcAAGGGGAAGCACCATTATTATCAGATTATCTAGtttgaaaaactaaatgaagtttgggtaaatgaattttagaagtaACTGCAGTATTCCACCCTTGCCTGTATCTGCCTCTTTTGCAATACAGTTTACAGCTCTTTCCATCAAGAGGTGAGTACTGTTCCTGCTCCCTTAAATCTGGGTATCCCTAAGGTTTGCTTTGGCCGTT contains:
- the Wasf1 gene encoding actin-binding protein WASF1 isoform X1 gives rise to the protein MPLVKRNIDPRHLCHTALPRGIKNELECVTNISLANIIRQLSSLSKYAEDIFGELFNEAHSFSFRVNSLQERVDRLSVSVTQLDPKEEELSLQDITMRKAFRSSTIQDQQLFDRKTLPIPLQETYDVCEQPPPLNILTPYRDDGKEGLKFYTNPSYFFDLWKEKMLQDTEDKRKEKRKQKQKNLDRPHEPEKVPRAPHDRRREWQKLAQGPELAEDDANLLHKHIEVANGPASHFETRPQTYVDHMDGSYSLSALPFSQMSELLTRAEERVLVRPHEPPPPPPMHGTGDAKPIPTCISSATGLIENRPQSPATGRTPVFVSPTPPPPPPPLPSALSTSSLRASMTSTPPPPVPPPPPPPTTALQAPAVPPPPAPLQIAPGVLHPAPPPIAPPLVQPSPPVARAAPVCETVPVHPLPQGEVQGLPPPPPPPPLPPPGIRPSSPVTVAALAHPPSGLHPTPSTAPGPHVPLMPPSPPSQVIPASEPKRHPSTLPVISDARSVLLEAIRKGIQLRKVEEQREQEAKHERIENDVATILSRRIAVEYSDSEDDSEFDEVDWLE
- the Wasf1 gene encoding actin-binding protein WASF1 isoform X2, which codes for MPLVKRNIDPRHLCHTALPRGIKNELECVTNISLANIIRQLSSLSKYAEDIFGELFNEAHSFSFRVNSLQERVDRLSVSVTQLDPKEEELSLQDITMRKAFRSSTIQDQQLFDRKTLPIPLQETYDVCEQPPPLNILTPYRDDGKEGLKFYTNPSYFFDLWKEKMLQDTEDKRKEKRKQKKNLDRPHEPEKVPRAPHDRRREWQKLAQGPELAEDDANLLHKHIEVANGPASHFETRPQTYVDHMDGSYSLSALPFSQMSELLTRAEERVLVRPHEPPPPPPMHGTGDAKPIPTCISSATGLIENRPQSPATGRTPVFVSPTPPPPPPPLPSALSTSSLRASMTSTPPPPVPPPPPPPTTALQAPAVPPPPAPLQIAPGVLHPAPPPIAPPLVQPSPPVARAAPVCETVPVHPLPQGEVQGLPPPPPPPPLPPPGIRPSSPVTVAALAHPPSGLHPTPSTAPGPHVPLMPPSPPSQVIPASEPKRHPSTLPVISDARSVLLEAIRKGIQLRKVEEQREQEAKHERIENDVATILSRRIAVEYSDSEDDSEFDEVDWLE